The segment CAGGCTACAAGCAGTTACTGAACTATCCTGATGACTTTGAAGTCGATCTCGTAATCTACGACTTCATTGCTTGTCCTCTACTTCTTGGATTTATGCACAAATTCAACAATCCACCCTTGATCGGTTTAACGGGGTACAATGCAATCTCTCAGACCAGCACCCTTCTTGGTTCACCCTATCACTCAGCTTTTGTGCCTCATCACTGCAGATTAGACGATCAAAATGGCTTCCTAAAGCGCGTAGGAAACTACGTTCTCCACTGGTTAGACTACTTTCTAAGAAAATACTTCATCTTGCCTAAGATTGAAGCTGGACTCCGGAAAGATCTACCTGATCTACCTTCACTGGCTCAGCTAGAAGAAACAGCACGCATAGCTATGATAAATTACCATCCGGTCTTTGAACCGGCAGAACCTATGCTTCCAGGCGTAATTGGTATTGCAGGACTGCAGATTATGGACCCAAAACCCCTTCCTGAAGATCTGGCAAAGTTAGCTGCAGATCGGGGATTTATCTTCTTCAGTTTAGGCACAAACACACAACCTGAATGGTTGGGTGAGGAGAGGCTCAGGTATATTGTTGAAGCAATTGGggaattaaaggaatttacgtTCTTCTGGAAAGTCAAAGGGAAACTTGAGATTCATCTGCCTACAAATCTAGTACAACGACCGTGGTTTCCTCAGTCAGATCTACTTGCTCACCCAAATGCTAAACTCTTCATAAGCCATTGTGGACTCCTTAGTACGCACGAAGCAACCTGGAGGGGTGTCCCAATACTCGGAGTTCCCATAATATTAGATCAATTCATGGTtagtattttgcaatttttctcgtTAGACAAGGTTTGATCATACCTGTTTTCAGAACACTATCAGAGCTGTCAAGGCTGGCATGGCCCTTGAATACGATATTAGAAATGTAAAGAAGGAAACCTTCAAAGCAGCAATTCTGGAAATGATTACAAATCCAAAGTACAAGGAAAACGCCATGATCAGGAGCAAGCTTTTCAGAGATCAGCCCGAGAAGCCTCTTGATCGAGCAATCTGGTGGATTGAATACGTTCTCAGGAATCccaatgagaatattttcaagtCTGAAACACTTGAGATGAATATCTTCCAGAGGCATGATGTAGATATTGTTGTCTTCTTGTTCTCTGTCCTTATCGTCCTTCTTTACGTATCCTACAGAATCACAGTTGCAGTATTAAGGAAGATCTGGAGAAGCTTAATGAGAGACAAAAGGAAGAAAGATTAAAACATTTGGaacaaaaattgacaaaaggaaaattcattttatttaatcttgtCTGAGATTCTTGGGAACAGTGaactttcttatttaatttcttatctcTTTCTGACTTTATCTTGTACACATGCACTGTGATAATGCAATATGTTAAACCCATCAGCTTGTTGAGAGAAGAATTAAGGagataaataatttgaaaaataaataacttctGGGGAGAATTTATTACATTCTTGCTTTTGTATATGTTGAAGAAAGTTAAGAATGCAATaaaggaattaaaataaataaataaagaaaaggaaagaagaatttagaattttaaaatgttttttttttttaagtattccTTAAGGAACTTATAAAAGGCCCTTATTGTCTTACACATAccttttttaaaaggattttataaCAGATCTAAAGAGctctttgaaatgaaaaaatcgttacattttttttagaaaatctttctgGAAAATAACAATACGGTAATGTGCCTTAATTGAGTAACCAAGGAACCCTTGAAactcgcttgaaatcttgaaatttcagtacaaatttcaaagatttcaagggttaaTAAGGCGCTTTATCTTAaagactaaaataaaataaaatgttcaaataattttataaacaaaGTTCAAAAGcttatttggaatttttttctgtattgtttttatgaaaaaagtcTGAGAATTCGTGATTGTAGAAATTTTTTAGTCAATCAGAAATATTTGTCGTGATGCACGTGCCTCACTCTTGTCACGAAGCTTCGGTTTTTGCTCTCTTAGCATAAGAAAAAGCATTAGTTTCATTTATTCGGAAGAAGAAAGCAGAAGAGCAATAGTTGGTGAAAAGCTGtgaatttagataaaaaaaaggaaaaggacTAAAACTAAGGACTTACTACAAAAGAAGATtcctaaaaaagaatttaaggaagaagcaattataaaaaagaagtttacAAGTTTTATGAAAGTGCATTGAAGGAGAAAACAAGACAGGAAGTTCAAACATATGGTGGagaaagaatattattaaataacaGATAAAAGGGATTAAAAGGATAAGAATTGTGTGCCCCTTAAAGCattgaaaaatggaaattaagacgaaattatttattctttttatcttttcgCATTTTACAAATGCTGGTAATATCCTTGTTCTGATAGCACGTCCGTATAAAAGTCATATTGTGTGGATAAATGTCTTAGCTACCGAACTAGCTGAAAGAGGACACAACATCACGTTCTTATCAACTGATATTTATGGCAAAGAAATGCCAAATATGCATCATCTTCAATTAGACGTGACAAAAGAAATGCATAAGAAAGCAGTAGAAGAATTTGATCTGTTTGCGATGGGGGAAGAAATTAACATAGATTTGTTTATCAATGAATTTAGAGTTATACAAAACACCTGTGCTCAATCAACGGGTTATCAACGACTCCTGGAGTATCctgacgattttaaggttaaagtctttttgaattattcgttaattttaaaaagattaaaaagaatttatctttttttttgcagtttgATTTGGTTATATTTGAATATACAGAAGAGCCAATTCTACTAGATATTGTCGAAAAGTTCGGAGATCCACCAATAATTGGTGCCTCATCCGTAGCTGTACCATTTGTTTCCAATTACGTCATTCCGAGTTTAATTTCGCCATCATTtgtgaaatataatttcataAGGAATAGTAGGAGTTTGTCGGGTTTCTGCGGAagatttgtaaattatttaaatatttttcggaTGGAGATTTACAAACGATACAATGCAATGCCTTTAAACCAACTGAAAAACGttgaatttaagagaaaagtCAAATTAATCCTTGTCAATAAACATCCTGCAGCGGATGAACTTTCTCCGCTTTGGCCGAATGTGATTCCTGTCGGAGGACTTCACATTAAACCCTCTAAGGATCTACCAAAAGATCTTAAGGATATTCTGGATAAAGCGAAAGATGGAGCGATCCTTTTCTCTTTGGGAACAGTTGCAGAGAGTTCAAAGTTGGGAAAAGCTCGTTTAACGGAAATTGTGGAAGCTTTTCGTGCTCTACCGCAGTACACGTTCCTCTGGAAGTACGAGAACAGCTTCTTGCTCTTTGAAAGACCTCCAAATGTGGTAATAAGGAAATGGCTGCCTCAGAATGATATCCTGGCCCATCCCAATGTGAAACTATTCATCACACACGGCGGTATTCTCAGTATTCATGAAACTATTTGGCATGGTGTTCCTGCCCTCGGTGTTCCCGTTTTACTTGACCAATTTAGCAACATTGAATACTGTGTAGGATCAGGATTCGCCGAGGAAGAAGATATAACGAAGATTGAACGGAATTCCTTCAAGAAACTAATTATAAAGATGATAAATGACCCAAAATACAAGGAGAACGTGAAGCTGCATTCTAAACTCTTCAGGGATCAGATAGACAGTCCTCTGGAGCGAGCTGTTTGGTGGACAGAGTTCGTCATGCGTCATCCTAATATGACCTTTATGAGTCCTCCTTATACAGATGTTAGCCCCTTCATCAGGCATTCATGGGATGTTTTGGCTTtcatcttttcaatttttcttattattttttacataatttttgtcttgatttccttcttcataagaaaatgcataaaaaaatatttatttagtcaTTTCAGGAAggtcaaaaatgaataaatttattctaataaatattataaatataattGTAAAGAAACCGAAAATAAATGGAAGCTAAATAATCTTCGGTGAGCATATCAGACATTTATGATCTTACACGTGCCATTGAAAATCTCATGTGTTTATTTCAAAacacaaaagatattttaaaagataaactATGCTATCTTCAAATCTACGCACCGTCTGCTGTGAGTACAATTTAGTAATCCTTTAACTAGAAGGTTTTACTCTGCGtagtatttaattgaattataacAATGCGATAAGACAGCCCAGTAAatgaaattgatcaatttttgaacaaatgtTGAGGTAATTTTGTTTAGTAATTTTTCTATCCAAACTAGAACGTCGTTTTTTGGTTAAtacttaaaaaatgtttatttcaattaattttcaattcattgaatgtttagaatatttatttgaatattaagaaagagttttataaataaaattcacacttttcttcaaaaaatgaccggaAATTGGgtaaaaattgagcaaaatttgACTCAAAcatatcaaattaaaattcatattcttAAAGAGTGTCGgcggacttttttttattaattaaaaaacttcttttgctCAAATAACTGAGCTCAATCacatttaataatattaattaattaattttaataattgataaattatttggagaacgtggcccaattcgaaCCTGCAAAGGTCTGCGcagaatcagaaaaaaatggaacaaaataaaaagcaatattcttgaatttggtaccattttaaagcccattaaatgatctttttagttccataactttctacatttaaagttttatcagttttgagtaacaattgattgaaaaaggcATTAAGAGGTCCGAATTTGGCCACGTTCCTCTAGTAAATATGTTTGCTTCAGTGACTAAATCAATTATTGACAAgaaattgattatttaaaCCCCTAAATCTCTCTTACATATCTGATTTCACGTTTTAATCATTGTTGCGGTGGTTCAAAAATAACTAATAATTATCAAGCAAACAGTTGATTAATAATTGCCTctaaatctattttcatttgactcaatattgaagTCAATGATTAATGAAATattgacaaatttttaattcttattttgcTTAAGATTTGTATTATCTAAATCATTTTCTGCactattacaaaattaaatctcaaaagTATTGGCAGATATTTGagcaaatattgattaattgtACATTACATAATCATTCCGAATtatattgtaaatatttaacttttgtgttttattgtttgttcaagcctaaaattaggaaaaatttataatcatttcctaaaaaaaatatatgaacaattcattattattttaacaaatattaGTCAATTTCGAGtcaattatttgattaaaacttTAACCAATTTTAACTTCGATTATGTTGCCCAATGTTGGGTTAATTATGACCATAATATGCGACAACTTTTACCAACAAGTTACCATCTTTCGAAGCAAATATTGCTCAAAATTGTTTGGGcaaattttaatcaatcaatttgtgtcaattttaattgagaggTATTTGACTcaatcaaatttttactgGGGGCCAATAAAAACGTCTCACCGAAAGTTTTCAACATCTATTTGCTTTGATAAGACCTCAAGCGGTGATCccaattaaaagaaacgtaCCCCAGGGCATTTTTCTCAGTTTCACATGAacaattgagagaaaaagtaGTTCTTTGGGGCAAAATTTTGAAGTGATCATGaggatatttttgattttcttactccCTGGAATAGTTCAGTGCgcgaatattttatttctcgaAGGAGTTCCTAGTCCGAGTCATCATGTTTGGATGAGGACACTGATCTATGCTCTAGCTGAGAGAGGGCACAACATTACATCAATATCAGTGGACATTGAGGAGAATGCTCCAAAAAATGTTCATTACCTTCATTTAGATAGAGTTTATGAGGTCTTGTACGATGGTTCTGGTGATATGAACTACGTTGAATTGGGAAGATCAAatgtttttatgaaaattcttgtttaTGTGGCTTTTACAATGAGAGCACTGCAAGGAAGCGCAATTTCAACTGGATATCAAAAACTTCTGAATTATCCTGATGACTTTAAGGTAATATATTCTTTTATCTAATCTGTgatcaataaaaatgcaataggatctgtaggggaacgtggcccaattgcgaccccctaaattctgtttcagaaggattgaaaaaagtcatattaaaatgaattgaatctttccaagtttggtaccattggaaaggtcatttaataggctaactttgttctatagatgcaaacattctaactcttacctgttctgagtaataatcgaattaaaaaaagttgctaaaattgcactttttcaccacggtgttctaattgcgaccccccgagtgttccaattgcgaccccctgtttttgccgtaatttgtgggtttttcactaatagatcacttttatcactactataaataggaaaaacgccatgaattacacggaaaagccggaaaatcaagaatttattttcaattttccccacatttgttttgacatttcgccctcgaggtgactacacacactttcacacacaccgacaattgcgcactcactgacgtaattcgcagaaaatccacgaaaattcttctgaggaatgcgtaaattacactaactgcactcccctttggctttaggaacattttcactgcgaaaaaacttccaagaaacgtaaaaaataatgattttcctggAATCAAAACACAGGGCGAtctgtgtgagaaagaaacttccacaccactacacgcatgcgcgactgctttaccgtggtgaatggtggaaatagacggtccgaattggaacattttgggggtcgcaattagaacattttgcatgtattacattttcacttaattacttaaaatacctaaaatctttcaaaaaattgtaaatcaagtaataaactagaccctctaaggtacagaaacgcggcataatatgagacataataatgggaaaaaaactcatatcaacttagggagcaattttggacaaaataaaagacaaaatattttgaaaatacaaaatattttgacattaaatgtaattttgcacaaaatatttctctaaaactttcgtcaatctctccacaaaagaaatttttgcaattttaggtacaataaaaggtgaaatattttgaaaaactgaaaaattttgacgtttaatgcaattttagacaaaagacaaaagtttttttgtgtcaatcttttgac is part of the Lutzomyia longipalpis isolate SR_M1_2022 chromosome 3, ASM2433408v1 genome and harbors:
- the LOC129793030 gene encoding UDP-glycosyltransferase UGT5-like; this encodes MEIKTKLFILFIFSHFTNAGNILVLIARPYKSHIVWINVLATELAERGHNITFLSTDIYGKEMPNMHHLQLDVTKEMHKKAVEEFDLFAMGEEINIDLFINEFRVIQNTCAQSTGYQRLLEYPDDFKFDLVIFEYTEEPILLDIVEKFGDPPIIGASSVAVPFVSNYVIPSLISPSFVKYNFIRNSRSLSGFCGRFVNYLNIFRMEIYKRYNAMPLNQLKNVEFKRKVKLILVNKHPAADELSPLWPNVIPVGGLHIKPSKDLPKDLKDILDKAKDGAILFSLGTVAESSKLGKARLTEIVEAFRALPQYTFLWKYENSFLLFERPPNVVIRKWLPQNDILAHPNVKLFITHGGILSIHETIWHGVPALGVPVLLDQFSNIEYCVGSGFAEEEDITKIERNSFKKLIIKMINDPKYKENVKLHSKLFRDQIDSPLERAVWWTEFVMRHPNMTFMSPPYTDVSPFIRHSWDVLAFIFSIFLIIFYIIFVLISFFIRKCIKKYLFSHFRKVKNE
- the LOC129793029 gene encoding UDP-glucosyltransferase 2-like isoform X1; its protein translation is MKLFALSFLVFGGFSLIFGANILVLEGLPSPSHHVLFSVVNRALAARGHNVTSISADIDQKPKANLTYLHLDRVYETLYADGDINLIDIGKVNPLMTFVILAQLILKTFSGVQKSSGYKQLLNYPDDFEVDLVIYDFIACPLLLGFMHKFNNPPLIGLTGYNAISQTSTLLGSPYHSAFVPHHCRLDDQNGFLKRVGNYVLHWLDYFLRKYFILPKIEAGLRKDLPDLPSLAQLEETARIAMINYHPVFEPAEPMLPGVIGIAGLQIMDPKPLPEDLAKLAADRGFIFFSLGTNTQPEWLGEERLRYIVEAIGELKEFTFFWKVKGKLEIHLPTNLVQRPWFPQSDLLAHPNAKLFISHCGLLSTHEATWRGVPILGVPIILDQFMNTIRAVKAGMALEYDIRNVKKETFKAAILEMITNPKYKENAMIRSKLFRDQPEKPLDRAIWWIEYVLRNPNENIFKSETLEMNIFQRHDVDIVVFLFSVLIVLLYVSYRITVAVLRKIWRSLMRDKRKKD
- the LOC129793029 gene encoding UDP-glucosyltransferase 2-like isoform X2; this translates as MKLFALSFLVFGGFSLIFGANILVLEGLPSPSHHVLFSVVNRALAARGHNVTSISADIDQKPKANLTYLHLDRVYETLYADGDINLIDIGKVNPLMTFVILAQLILKTFSGVQKSSGYKQLLNYPDDFEVDLVIYDFIACPLLLGFMHKFNNPPLIGLTGYNAISQTSTLLGSPYHSAFVPHHCRLDDQNGFLKRVGNYVLHWLDYFLRKYFILPKIEAGLRKDLPDLPSLAQLEETARIAMINYHPVFEPAEPMLPGVIGIAGLQIMDPKPLPEDLAKLAADRGFIFFSLGTNTQPEWLGEERLRYIVEAIGELKEFTFFWKVKGKLEIHLPTNLVQRPWFPQSDLLAHPNAKLFISHCGLLSTHEATWRGVPILGVPIILDQFMNTIRAVKAGMALEYDIRNVKKETFKAAILEMITNPKYKENAMIRSKLFRDQPEKPLDRAIWWIEYVLRNPNENIFKSETLEMNIFQRITVAVLRKIWRSLMRDKRKKD